One genomic region from Bacillus aquiflavi encodes:
- a CDS encoding response regulator transcription factor has protein sequence MLRSKKEYQQVLYASEELANMQMKLTTNSYRIEVLQILSHLLGYNKSLFWLVDDNHNLIDPIVLNIEKQTLKEYLHYFYELDFLQPFNLKKINKIVKIDDIISFSSYLESEYYHSFMKENRLLDEMGIYLQYNNKLVGVIGLLRARDEKQFTETDSVKLHFLIKHIENGFNIQRLINGRENENNLNLTAREQELVTYLEKGIKNKEIANILYISEHTVKKHLQNLYRKFNANNRTELLYKIRIK, from the coding sequence ATGCTACGATCAAAAAAAGAATATCAACAAGTGTTGTATGCCAGTGAAGAATTGGCAAATATGCAAATGAAGCTAACAACAAATAGTTATCGTATTGAAGTTTTGCAAATTTTATCTCATTTATTAGGTTACAATAAATCGTTATTTTGGTTAGTAGACGACAATCATAATCTAATCGATCCAATTGTACTTAATATCGAAAAACAGACACTAAAAGAATATTTGCATTACTTTTATGAATTGGATTTTCTTCAGCCTTTTAATTTAAAAAAGATCAATAAAATTGTAAAAATAGATGATATCATTTCTTTTTCAAGCTACTTAGAGTCAGAATATTATCATTCTTTTATGAAAGAAAATAGGTTGTTAGACGAAATGGGCATCTACTTACAATATAACAACAAATTAGTTGGTGTCATTGGTCTATTGCGAGCTCGAGATGAAAAACAATTTACGGAAACAGATTCAGTTAAACTTCACTTTCTTATAAAACATATTGAAAACGGTTTCAATATTCAACGTCTCATAAATGGTCGCGAAAATGAGAATAACTTAAATTTAACAGCAAGGGAGCAAGAGTTAGTAACTTACCTTGAGAAAGGGATTAAAAATAAAGAGATTGCCAATATACTATACATTAGTGAACATACGGTAAAAAAACACCTTCAAAACCTATACCGAAAGTTTAATGCAAACAATCGAACAGAATTATTATATAAAATAAGAATAAAATAA
- a CDS encoding GNAT family N-acetyltransferase — MEMKELTSEKEWIHAFPIIKQLRPHLNEKTYIEMISEAIAKENYKIFALYHHGEMATVIGFMPMITLNNGRFIWVCDLVTDSNKRSKGYGKKLLAHIHEWAKENGYETVALSSGLQRVDAHRFYEDKMAYHKVNYVFKRNIND; from the coding sequence ATGGAGATGAAAGAGTTAACAAGTGAAAAGGAATGGATTCATGCTTTTCCGATCATAAAACAATTACGGCCGCATCTTAATGAAAAAACTTACATTGAAATGATAAGTGAAGCAATAGCAAAGGAAAATTATAAAATATTTGCTCTGTACCATCATGGCGAAATGGCTACGGTTATCGGATTTATGCCAATGATTACATTAAATAATGGGCGATTTATTTGGGTTTGTGATTTAGTAACAGATTCGAATAAACGATCTAAAGGCTATGGTAAAAAGCTACTTGCACACATCCATGAGTGGGCAAAAGAGAATGGCTATGAAACTGTTGCATTATCATCTGGTTTGCAACGTGTAGATGCTCACCGTTTTTATGAGGATAAAATGGCTTATCATAAAGTAAACTATGTTTTTAAAAGGAATATAAATGATTAA
- a CDS encoding amidase yields the protein MNIAEFAKYDGLGLAHLVKRNQVKPEELVTLSIHAIKQLNPDLNAVVSILEEEAMNEIKAGLSDGPFTGVPFLIKELVLHAANVPISMGSRLAEGTIFPVDSELMARFRKAGFVTVGTTTTPEFGYNAATEAVVYGPTRNPWNLNHSPGGSSGGSAAAVASGIVPVAHANDGGGSIRIPASCSGLIGLKPTRGRIPAGPYNSELLNGIAIEFGVTKTVRDTAHLLDAVSGPDIGCYGWPESPAKEYKQLIQKPVRPLKIAWMAEPVSGAPVDDDCLKALHKTVQLCEDLGHIVVEAAPKYDPEQLSLATLRIWTANIYNMIEGTAQMSGKTASNQNIEAAIWECYLYGKEMKASELLEAIDINAKISRMVGHFFADYDMLLSPTIATLPAKIGVLNANNLSIDAKQWTEQIFTYAPFTNLFNATGQPSISLPLQTSQNGLPIGMQFTGRFADEATLLQLATQLEEALPWKERKPEIHTSNIANPV from the coding sequence ATGAATATAGCGGAGTTTGCAAAATATGACGGGCTTGGTCTTGCTCATCTTGTAAAAAGAAACCAAGTGAAACCTGAAGAGCTTGTAACTCTTTCGATTCATGCGATTAAACAATTAAATCCAGATTTAAATGCTGTTGTCTCAATTCTTGAAGAGGAAGCGATGAACGAAATTAAAGCAGGTTTAAGTGACGGTCCTTTTACAGGTGTACCATTTTTAATAAAAGAACTCGTGCTTCATGCAGCAAATGTGCCTATTAGTATGGGAAGCAGACTGGCAGAAGGGACTATTTTTCCAGTTGATAGTGAATTAATGGCGAGGTTTAGGAAAGCAGGTTTTGTGACGGTAGGGACAACGACTACACCTGAGTTTGGATATAATGCGGCAACAGAAGCAGTTGTATATGGTCCAACACGTAATCCATGGAATTTAAATCATAGTCCTGGAGGTTCAAGTGGCGGTTCGGCTGCCGCAGTTGCTTCCGGAATAGTTCCAGTGGCGCATGCAAATGATGGTGGTGGATCTATTAGAATCCCTGCATCATGCAGTGGCTTAATTGGATTAAAACCTACTAGAGGAAGAATACCTGCTGGACCATACAATAGTGAGCTATTAAATGGAATTGCGATAGAATTTGGAGTAACAAAGACTGTAAGAGATACCGCTCATCTTCTTGATGCAGTAAGCGGGCCGGATATTGGCTGTTATGGCTGGCCGGAGTCACCTGCTAAAGAATATAAACAACTAATTCAAAAGCCTGTCAGACCGTTAAAGATTGCTTGGATGGCGGAACCTGTTTCAGGAGCACCGGTTGATGATGATTGTTTAAAGGCGTTGCATAAAACAGTCCAATTATGTGAAGATTTAGGTCATATCGTAGTTGAAGCTGCCCCGAAATATGATCCAGAGCAACTTAGCTTAGCTACGCTGCGTATTTGGACAGCAAATATTTATAACATGATTGAAGGTACAGCCCAAATGTCAGGAAAAACAGCTTCAAATCAAAATATTGAAGCGGCTATATGGGAATGTTATTTATATGGAAAAGAAATGAAAGCATCTGAATTGTTAGAGGCGATCGATATAAACGCTAAGATTTCAAGAATGGTAGGTCATTTTTTCGCAGATTATGATATGCTTTTATCGCCAACGATCGCCACTTTACCTGCTAAAATAGGTGTTTTAAATGCTAATAATCTATCAATTGATGCAAAACAATGGACTGAGCAAATTTTTACTTATGCTCCTTTTACAAACTTATTTAATGCAACTGGTCAGCCTTCAATCTCACTCCCATTACAAACGAGCCAGAATGGACTGCCGATTGGCATGCAGTTTACTGGACGATTTGCTGATGAAGCTACTTTATTACAGTTGGCTACACAACTAGAAGAAGCATTGCCGTGGAAAGAGAGAAAGCCAGAGATTCATACTTCAAATATAGCGAATCCAGTTTGA